Sequence from the Pelodiscus sinensis isolate JC-2024 chromosome 30, ASM4963464v1, whole genome shotgun sequence genome:
ccatgtacttcttcctgggcaacTTGTCCTGCTTGGAGATATGCTACAGCTCCACCCTCTTGCCCCGGCTCCTGGCTGGGCTCCTCGCTGGGGACTGGACAATTTCCTTCACTGGGTGTCTCACACAACATTATTTCtttggtgctctggtggctacagAATGCCTCCTCCTATCAGTGATGTCCTACGACCGGTATCTAGCCATATGCAACCCACTGCACTACACAGCCCACATGAGTGGCAGGTCTTGCCTCCAGCTTGCCGGGGGATCATGGATAGGTGGCTTCCTTGTTTGTAGTATAAGCACAGTGTCAATATCCCAGTTAACCTTCTGTGGCCCCAACACTattgaccatttcttttgtgacttTATTCCCCTTGTGAAACTCTCCTGCAATGACCCTCTGCTGATGGACACATTGGCGTTCtcaatgtgcttgattttctCACTGGTCCCCTTCCTGCTCACCTCGGTGTCCTACATTTGCATCATTAGCACCATCCTCAGAATCCACTCCACCACCGGgaagcaaaaggccttttccacctgctcctcccacctcattgtggtgagTGTTTACTATGGAACTGTCCTGATTGTCTACATGTTCCCAACCACTGACCGCCTGAGCCACTTCAAGAAAGTTCTCTCAGTCTCCTACACTGTCCTGACGCCCCTGGTCAATCCACTCATCTATGCCCTGAGAAACAGGgaggtccaggaggccctgtgcaaAGCTTCCAGGAAATTAAGGGTTCCAAGATACTGGCCCATTGGTTTGCTTAGGTGAAAATGGAATAGCTGCAACATGGGCCGGGGTAGGACCAGAATCAAAGCCTACCAAATAGAAGGTTCAATTTCCACTCGTATCTCTGACCTTCTTTCCCTGCACTTGCAGAGTCACAGCCCTGGGAGCAACGGGGGTGCAGGGACCTTTTCCAAAGCCTTTCTCTATGATATTTAGGACCAATGGACAATGCCACCAGGGACGTACCAATGGGCTGCAGGGGACGTGAACTGGTGGCTATGCCAAATGAAAAGAGCTGGAGAGACTGAGCTGAGagagaggtgcaggagtgggtcaCATGCTCTGTGccttgggccagctctgtgcCGAGAGCCAACCCAGCAGGGTGCATGTGACCTGTCCAAGAAGACAGTGAGCAGGGGTGTCCATCCCATTCCAGACGAAGAGCCACAATAACAGTGGAGACAGAGTGAAGAGCTGGgagaaagttgttgagaaaaaaacaaaccaccaccatGCTCGGGGAAAATAGACGATGGTACATCCATCCCAGAGCATGgctgctctttttgtttgtttgtttgttttttggttaaCAACTTTTCCTCGGGGCCTTTTtttggcagggtgggggaggagggagatctCAACAGCTTTGCCCAAGCTCTTCATGAGTATCTAGGGATAACATAtttgattcccccaagtggaagtgactccctataatttgttccccacaaccaAAAGTCTAAGTAGtataagtttgttaagtagaagaaggatataagtgtttagatttccctgttaaagtgtttagatttagtgttatcaagcttgataagtgtttagatttttttttaagattgttaaatgtttagatttattactatgtagccagaaacagctcccctctctgtgtcccaggctCAAGCttttgcaaggggctgcttgaaattgacgtTGAAGCGATACATTGTGACAATGCATTGCCAAGCCACTatctctgctctgggagccaagccctgtaattgactaaggccattgCTATAACTATAATAGTAACtgactcagcactcagagaatgttttaagaaatgccacccagaaacttgtgactttttgtaactacaactcttgtatatgtaaagttattattatacaaaatactgtgtgtgaaacattaattagggaatgtacgtaagagagagagagtgcttggcgatgaatgaatggttttgagaggtgccagcctgagaatgcagcaacaaagggctgaagaaggcgtcaggtgccagtgcaaccaaaaggtgtcaagtggagaaaaccaagtactggaggtccacccgatgagatcactgaccagcacctggcagccaccctggacatcagcatgatgcagcaattcccatacactggcataggaagaaattcctataataattggactaaaagactatggagtcagagtccaaggttctgctgccagcccaccaggagcttcagatgcgcatctgatcaggacttcgctccccactcccatcacttgtgtacagagtacctggccagtattctgtcacaagcaacttccaggctggtaactattaCAAATACACAGaccttgaatgaatggatgaatgaatgagtgtgtgtgtgtgtgtgtgtgtgtctgtatgtataagggttaagtagtgataggaataagtagttaaacaacgttgtttgcttctatcttttctttattctttattattatttttacaataaatgtggctttttgccttatccccctcatgagatcctgcttgcttttattggtacaacacccTCACCACTGCTACTGAACATCACAAAAaatgcactgggaaggggtgagaggtgcaagctccaggagggaatctggatgcaggaggaaggagagaagaggatgctggctcaaggGGCCCCAGGCTGCAAAGTTTTGAGGTCAGAGGGTGGGTTGGGGTTGTGTGAAAACTGCAGGCTTgtagctgtgagggtgcaggagtttgggctggggtgcatgaggggctcaggacagggaggctgggagtacgacatgctcaggacacagatttgtggtgtgtagatggtgcaggagtgtcatggcagaagactggggatgtcagggtgcaggagtttggggatgtgagaagttcaggacagggggttccagggtatgataggctcaggtttggggtggaGAGCCGTGCAAGAGCATTATGATACTGCAGTGAGATGGAGGCTTgtccccaattgggggcttgttggccaggattcatttttaaataaaatattatgtcaaacagaaaatgtttcagcattgtctttatttatgagaagggcagggaacctgtttgtgTCAGGGGTCAttgactcacagaaaagtcagtcggggccacacaagtgagatccaaaaaaccaacccttccaaaccccccaagcctcactaacatggcctcaactgtgctggtggggtcaggggacagggtcctggggcagggtgctggggcagggtactcatgggtggggggagatagctggggccagtacctgtgGATCTAGGGTCTCAGGAAGTGCACTGgttgctcttcccttccccttccttcccccaggcagtctcctgctctaacccaattccccctccccttcccagagtcAGGCACACACCCTCCAATccattcccctttcccttccccagagccaggcacacacattCCATACTCAATCCCAACACCCCAGATCCAGACATCAGCCCTCCTCTATACCAATCCCCCTCTCCAACCTAATTCTCAGGTCCTGGAGCCACCACCATGGCTACAGTCATGCCTCTTCCATCAGGCGCTGAGGTGCATGAGCTGAGTAGCCAGCACGCCatgcacaccctgccccccaacctcccttccctcccctccctttccccagagccagtcacctctcctcccccactaatcttatgcccaggtcccggaGCCACCACTGGCCCTGGCATCACCACCACATCCAGAACCGCTGCCACTGCCTGCACTCAGCAACCGACTGCTAGTACGTGCAGAATATGATGCTGGTGCTGGGCCCACAAGCGGAATGGTGCGGGTCGTGAGAGCGGCTGAGCTGATCGGCTTTGGTTTCTGTTCCGGTTCCATCAGGACCTGCAATTTTTCTCTTCACGAgtcgcaggttggccacccctgtgctagactgTGGGTCAGTAGCAAGAGCGCTCATCCAGCTGCACAGCAACACAGCACAGGCCTGTTGTGCCATAGAACATACAGGAGCACTAAGACATGTAAGAGTCCAACAATGGACCTGCTCAGTCAGTGGCAGGAATTTCCACTGCCCCTAGACCAGAGGAAGGAGTGGGAGATGCTGTCCTAGAGATTCACCTAGCGAGGAGAATtctaaactaggtttgatgggggaaGGTGACCAAAACTCGCAGGTAAGTACCATAGATGCCTGTATGCAAATGCTAAAAAGTATGAATAATCAGGAAGAACTTGacgtgctagtaaataaacacaactatga
This genomic interval carries:
- the LOC142821062 gene encoding olfactory receptor 10A7-like, whose protein sequence is MASQEQGNETSLTEFILLGFGELPGLQVPLFLLFLVIYLVTMAGNGLIVVLVVAYQHLHTPMYFFLGNLSCLEICYSSTLLPRLLAGLLAGDWTISFTGCLTQHYFFGALVATECLLLSVMSYDRYLAICNPLHYTAHMSGRSCLQLAGGSWIGGFLVCSISTVSISQLTFCGPNTIDHFFCDFIPLVKLSCNDPLLMDTLAFSMCLIFSLVPFLLTSVSYICIISTILRIHSTTGKQKAFSTCSSHLIVVSVYYGTVLIVYMFPTTDRLSHFKKVLSVSYTVLTPLVNPLIYALRNREVQEALCKASRKLRVPRYWPIGLLR